One window from the genome of Cricetulus griseus strain 17A/GY chromosome 2, alternate assembly CriGri-PICRH-1.0, whole genome shotgun sequence encodes:
- the Pdxp gene encoding pyridoxal phosphate phosphatase isoform X2: MARCERLRGAALRDVLGQAQGVLFDCDGVLWNGERTVPGAPELLQRLARAGKATLFVSNNSRRARPELALRFAQLGFAGLRAEQLFSSALCAARLLCQRLPGQPDAPGTVFVLGGEGLRAELRAAGLRLAGDPGDDDTRVRAVLVGYDEHFSFARLSEACAHLRDPDCLLVATDRDPWHPLSDGSRTPGTGSLAAAVETASGRQALVVGKPSPYMFQCITEDFSVDPARTLMVGDRLETDILFGHRCGMTTVLTLTGVSRLEEAQAYLAAGQHDLVPHYYVESISDLMEGLED, encoded by the exons ATGGCGCGCTGCGAGCGGCTGCGTGGCGCGGCCCTGCGCGACGTGCTGGGCCAGGCGCAGGGCGTCTTGTTCGACTGCGACGGGGTGCTGTGGAACGGCGAGCGTACCGTACCGGGCGCCCCCGAGTTGCTGCAGCGGCTGGCGCGGGCGGGCAAGGCCACACTGTTCGTGAGCAACAACAGCCGGCGCGCGCGGCCGGAGCTGGCGCTGCGCTTCGCCCAGCTGGGCTTCGCGGGGCTGCGCGCCGAGCAGCTCTTCAGCTCTGCGCTGTGCGCCGCGCGCCTGCTGTGCCAGCGTCTGCCCGGGCAGCCCGACGCACCGGGCACTGTATTCGTGCTGGGTGGTGAAGGGCTGCGCGCTGAGCTGCGTGCCGCGGGACTGCGCCTAGCGGGGGACCCCGGCGACGACGACACGCGCGTGCGCGCTGTGCTCGTGGGCTACGACGAGCACTTCTCCTTTGCCAGGCTGAGCGAGGCATGCGCGCACCTGCGCGACCCCGACTGCCTGCTCGTAGCCACCGATCGCGACCCTTGGCACCCACTCAGCGACGGAAGCCGGACCCCCG GTACTGGAAGCCTGGCTGCCGCAGTGGAGACAGCCTCAGGACGCCAAGCCCTGGTGGTGGGCAAACCCAGCCCCTACATGTTCCAGTGCATCACCGAAGACTTCAGCGTGGACCCTGCCCGCACACTGATGGTGGGTGATCGTCTGGAGACCGACATCCTCTTTGGCCACCGCTGTGGCATGACCACCGTGCTCACACTCACAGGGGTGTCACGCCTCGAAGAAGCCCAGGCTTATCTGGCAGCTGGTCAGCATGACCTTGTGCCTCACTACTATGTGGAGAGCATTTCAGACTtgatggaggggctggaggactGA
- the Lgals1 gene encoding galectin-1 — protein MACGLVASNLNLKPGECLKVRGEVAPDAKSFVLNLGKDSNNLCLHFNPRFNAHGDANTIVCNSKDNGAWGTEHREPAFPFQPGSTVEVCITFDQADLTIKLPDGHEFKFPNRLNMEAINYMAADGDFKIKCVAFE, from the exons ATGGCCTGT GGTCTGGTCGCAAGCAACCTGAATCTCAAACCTGGGGAGTGTCTCAAAGTTCGGGGCGAGGTGGCCCCTGACGCCAAGAG CTTTGTGCTGAACCTGGGGAAAGACAGCAACAACCTGTGCCTGCACTTCAACCCCCGTTTCAACGCCCATGGGGACGCCAACACTATCGTGTGCAACAGCAAGGATAACGGAGCCTGGGGGACTGAGCACCGGGAGCCTGCCTTCCCCTTCCAGCCTGGaagcactgtggag GTATGCATCACctttgaccaggctgacctgaccATCAAGCTGCCAGATGGGCATGAGTTCAAGTTCCCTAACCGTCTCAACATGGAGGCCATCAACTACATGGCGGCAGACGGCGACTTCAAGATCAAGTGTGTGGCCTTTGAGTGA